In Thermosipho atlanticus DSM 15807, one DNA window encodes the following:
- a CDS encoding MATE family efflux transporter codes for METKGVKLLKGDPKKAILKLSTPMILAMFVQTMYNLVDGIWVAGLGPKSLAAIGVFFPIFMIIISLASGLGVGASSVIARKIGEKDKKLVDSAAINSIVLSVFFGVISSIFFLIFIGKILKIIGASEEILTLTLEYAYVIIFSTTLLFFNNVVNGILRGEGDAKKAMYAITIGSILNIFLDPLFIYTFNFGIKGAAYATVFSIFISTVLIIYWLFIKRNTYVSLYVRGFKINFKIMKEVLKVGIPSSIAQISMSIAMFVLNIFAVRSGGDFGVAVFTSAWRIINFGTVPLLGIATAVTSVTGASYGQKNGEKLEIAHIFAIKFGLIISIFVMLSIMIFAPVIAKIFTYSSEGSKIYVELVEALRILSFFLPGVPFGMLTSAMFQGIGQGIKSMIVSVNRTIIMQVLFSYLYIFILNIGLKGVWWGIVTGNATSAVITFFWGRSTVKKLKKIFLK; via the coding sequence ATGGAAACGAAAGGGGTAAAGCTTTTAAAGGGAGATCCAAAAAAAGCCATACTGAAACTTTCAACTCCCATGATTTTAGCTATGTTTGTACAAACAATGTATAATCTTGTGGATGGGATATGGGTAGCAGGATTGGGCCCGAAGTCTTTGGCAGCGATAGGAGTATTTTTTCCAATATTTATGATAATCATATCTTTAGCATCTGGATTAGGAGTTGGTGCTAGCTCCGTTATTGCACGCAAAATAGGTGAGAAGGATAAAAAACTTGTTGATAGTGCAGCTATAAATTCAATAGTTCTTTCAGTTTTCTTTGGCGTGATTTCTTCAATATTTTTTTTGATTTTCATTGGAAAGATTTTGAAAATAATAGGAGCTTCTGAAGAAATTTTAACTTTAACACTTGAATATGCATATGTGATTATTTTTTCAACGACTCTTTTGTTTTTTAACAATGTGGTTAACGGAATATTAAGGGGCGAAGGTGACGCGAAAAAAGCAATGTATGCAATCACAATTGGTTCAATTTTAAACATTTTTTTGGATCCACTTTTCATCTACACTTTTAATTTTGGAATAAAAGGTGCAGCATACGCAACTGTTTTTTCAATTTTTATTTCTACTGTTCTAATAATATACTGGTTGTTTATTAAAAGAAATACTTACGTTTCTTTGTATGTTAGAGGATTCAAAATTAATTTTAAAATTATGAAGGAAGTTTTAAAAGTAGGAATTCCTTCTTCTATAGCCCAAATTTCCATGTCAATTGCTATGTTTGTTTTAAATATTTTTGCTGTAAGGTCAGGAGGAGATTTTGGGGTAGCAGTGTTTACAAGTGCGTGGCGAATAATAAATTTTGGGACAGTACCATTGCTTGGAATAGCTACAGCAGTAACTTCTGTTACCGGTGCTTCATATGGTCAAAAGAATGGGGAAAAACTGGAAATTGCCCATATTTTTGCTATAAAATTTGGATTAATAATTTCAATTTTTGTTATGCTTTCAATAATGATTTTTGCACCCGTTATTGCAAAAATATTTACGTATTCAAGTGAAGGTTCAAAAATATATGTTGAACTTGTTGAAGCTTTAAGAATTTTGAGTTTTTTCTTACCTGGTGTTCCTTTTGGTATGTTAACTTCTGCAATGTTTCAAGGGATTGGTCAAGGAATAAAGAGCATGATAGTTTCTGTAAATAGAACCATAATAATGCAGGTTTTGTTTTCCTATTTATACATTTTTATACTTAATATAGGATTAAAAGGAGTGTGGTGGGGAATTGTTACGGGGAACGCTACATCAGCGGTAATCACCTTTTTCTGGGGCAGGAGCACAGTTAAAAAATTGAAAAAAATATTTCTTAAATAA
- the hup gene encoding DNA-binding protein HU, whose amino-acid sequence MSKKELVNMVAEKVPGLKKKDVKAVVDAVFESISEALSKGEKVQLVGFGTFEVRKAAARTGVNPRTRQKIKIPARKVPKFKPGKDLKEIVNK is encoded by the coding sequence ATGAGTAAAAAAGAACTTGTCAACATGGTTGCTGAGAAAGTTCCAGGATTGAAAAAGAAAGATGTTAAAGCAGTAGTTGATGCAGTATTTGAATCTATTTCTGAAGCACTTTCCAAGGGGGAAAAGGTTCAACTTGTTGGTTTCGGTACTTTTGAGGTAAGAAAAGCTGCTGCAAGGACAGGAGTCAATCCGAGAACAAGACAGAAGATTAAAATTCCTGCAAGAAAAGTTCCGAAATTTAAACCTGGTAAAGATTTGAAAGAAATTGTTAACAAATAA
- a CDS encoding PD-(D/E)XK nuclease family protein: protein MRKAIIIEPTNNHFELLAREIEKYYNPFSFLFIGPTGQYVRQVSDKFAFKYGKTINKNAFMVINQYVTETLLKNNMDAVFFDRDFFKAFIAEKIEELVAKYDKHRDEYYDFLRVVSRSKGIIEYILDLFEKAWELNNSNNNSYTPMYYKEIEKILNQDGNLPRLVNELLEEIRFFFQKTENIFDPITTYKWYIENASYVETEKETLVISGFFDLTPLVKKALQKLFEKSNNVYFYVWRKIEDRAFKELDAIYEFLRENKFVLEEKKPVKLNLKPYTYGLSFKNPSNEIKYICGMVKKNILDGTQPGDIAIIAPTNQIMFQISEELKNMKIPHKLSGITKLSESKLIKMLLQPLKTIFSGYDMEDILALIETPYITNRKLTMDQIEELFKEFGFFFINLKSSQISKEHIQNMFLKPIQEKIDKLSQIVEDDTFQERMDKIDEYRNFKEIIESTFDLLINIENNMKNDFFEWIRNFIKDVIYNFSIFKEPSKYLNNESITKEINALFKFSEVIMKLQKYSKVIFKNKKTSWHLLYKILINILSVETYRTTNKYSNSVEILDITTARFVEKKYKFFVHFTDSYYPSFNTNPLILQASDDSHNFVSYIEENERRNIILSFIFSTKNFVSYPSSSLKGEPILPSQYMREFCNGPIKTENDSNILPSPENIFSIQDKKIYEALKRKQEAPTADKNQWVGKFKRTTLSHTKISMYVDCPFYFYLREIAKVKPISKNKESMYKGILFHRVLKEIFEKNITNLQVENIQKLVEKVYYDIFRNEIDQYSLPSMLKIKEFSELLTKFLSENLSEKGYLKIVKKFSLQRKKTKELESQYKETLKIGEKEYDFEIRIDRIDELDKNYTGFYGTNSKEVSENISETEKKAIAIIDYKSSLNKIYAEQLLLYDIVYRKAKKENFDSFLIFFNLSGKSPKNYFIKREGNFLILKGGGKKTHYYLVNYDSFINWLKNVLEKMSTGYFAPIALEENVKNKPFLSYVKETTQFDIKTTIETKCINFNYSCDFVEICRNLEIYKNAKLKK, encoded by the coding sequence ATGAGGAAAGCTATAATAATAGAACCGACAAATAACCATTTTGAATTGCTAGCCCGGGAAATTGAAAAATATTATAATCCATTTTCCTTTTTATTCATTGGACCCACAGGTCAATACGTAAGGCAAGTTTCGGATAAGTTTGCTTTCAAATACGGAAAAACAATTAATAAAAATGCTTTTATGGTTATCAATCAATATGTTACAGAAACTTTGTTGAAAAACAACATGGATGCTGTTTTTTTCGATAGAGACTTCTTTAAGGCTTTTATAGCTGAAAAAATTGAAGAACTGGTGGCAAAATATGATAAACATAGAGACGAGTATTATGACTTCTTAAGGGTTGTTTCAAGATCTAAAGGAATAATTGAATATATACTCGATCTTTTTGAAAAAGCTTGGGAACTGAATAACAGTAACAATAATTCTTATACTCCTATGTATTATAAAGAAATCGAGAAAATTCTCAACCAAGATGGAAATCTTCCAAGACTTGTTAATGAACTTTTAGAAGAAATTAGATTCTTTTTTCAAAAAACAGAAAATATTTTCGATCCTATAACAACTTACAAATGGTATATTGAAAATGCAAGTTATGTAGAAACAGAAAAAGAAACACTTGTAATTAGCGGATTCTTTGATCTAACCCCCCTTGTAAAAAAAGCTCTTCAAAAATTATTTGAAAAAAGCAACAATGTTTATTTTTACGTTTGGAGAAAAATTGAAGACAGAGCCTTCAAAGAACTAGATGCTATATATGAATTTTTAAGAGAAAACAAATTTGTATTGGAAGAAAAAAAACCTGTAAAACTAAACCTTAAACCCTATACATACGGATTATCATTTAAAAATCCTTCAAATGAAATAAAATACATTTGCGGTATGGTTAAGAAAAATATACTCGATGGTACCCAACCGGGTGATATTGCAATCATTGCTCCTACTAATCAGATCATGTTTCAAATTTCTGAGGAATTAAAGAATATGAAAATTCCTCACAAACTTTCTGGAATTACCAAACTTTCAGAAAGTAAACTCATTAAAATGTTGCTTCAACCACTTAAAACTATCTTTTCTGGATATGACATGGAAGACATTTTGGCACTAATTGAAACACCTTATATTACAAATAGAAAGCTCACAATGGATCAAATTGAAGAACTTTTTAAGGAATTTGGTTTCTTTTTTATAAACTTAAAATCCTCACAAATTAGCAAAGAACATATTCAAAATATGTTTTTAAAACCCATACAAGAAAAAATTGATAAATTGTCACAAATAGTGGAAGACGACACATTTCAAGAAAGAATGGATAAAATTGATGAATACAGAAATTTTAAGGAAATAATTGAATCGACTTTTGATTTGTTAATTAACATCGAAAACAATATGAAAAATGACTTTTTTGAATGGATTAGAAATTTTATCAAGGATGTTATTTATAATTTTTCTATCTTTAAAGAACCTTCTAAATACCTGAACAATGAAAGTATAACGAAGGAAATTAATGCTCTTTTCAAATTTTCAGAAGTAATTATGAAACTCCAAAAATATAGTAAAGTAATATTTAAAAACAAAAAAACTTCCTGGCATTTACTGTACAAAATACTTATAAACATTTTAAGCGTAGAAACATACAGAACAACTAACAAGTATTCAAACTCTGTCGAGATTCTTGATATTACTACTGCTAGATTTGTTGAGAAAAAATATAAATTTTTTGTTCATTTTACCGATTCTTATTATCCTTCTTTTAATACAAATCCATTAATATTGCAAGCATCGGATGATTCACATAATTTCGTTAGTTACATTGAAGAAAACGAAAGGAGAAACATTATTTTATCTTTTATTTTTTCCACTAAAAATTTTGTGTCATATCCCTCATCCAGCCTTAAAGGTGAGCCAATTCTACCTTCACAATATATGAGAGAATTTTGTAACGGTCCTATAAAAACCGAAAATGATAGCAATATTCTTCCATCCCCAGAAAATATTTTTTCTATACAAGACAAGAAAATATATGAAGCATTAAAAAGAAAACAAGAAGCACCCACTGCAGATAAAAATCAATGGGTAGGTAAATTCAAAAGAACAACGTTAAGTCACACCAAAATTTCTATGTATGTAGATTGTCCTTTTTACTTTTATTTAAGGGAAATAGCAAAGGTAAAACCTATTTCAAAAAATAAAGAATCAATGTACAAAGGAATTTTATTTCACAGAGTCTTGAAAGAGATTTTTGAAAAAAACATAACTAATTTGCAAGTCGAAAATATTCAAAAACTTGTCGAAAAAGTATATTATGATATTTTCCGAAATGAAATAGACCAATATAGTTTACCTTCAATGTTAAAAATAAAAGAATTTTCTGAATTACTTACTAAGTTTCTATCAGAAAATCTCTCAGAAAAAGGTTATCTGAAAATTGTTAAAAAATTCAGCCTTCAAAGAAAAAAAACAAAAGAATTAGAATCACAATACAAAGAAACTCTTAAAATAGGGGAAAAAGAATATGATTTTGAAATTAGAATTGATAGAATTGACGAACTTGATAAAAATTATACAGGTTTTTATGGAACAAATAGCAAGGAAGTTTCAGAGAATATTTCAGAAACTGAGAAAAAAGCAATTGCTATAATAGATTACAAAAGTTCATTAAACAAAATCTATGCAGAACAGCTTTTACTTTACGATATTGTTTATAGAAAAGCCAAAAAAGAGAATTTTGATAGTTTTCTAATATTTTTCAATTTATCTGGAAAATCTCCAAAAAATTACTTTATAAAAAGAGAAGGAAACTTCTTAATTTTAAAAGGAGGCGGGAAAAAAACACACTATTATCTTGTCAATTATGATTCTTTTATCAACTGGCTAAAAAATGTGTTAGAAAAAATGTCAACCGGCTATTTTGCCCCAATAGCATTAGAAGAAAACGTGAAAAACAAACCATTCTTAAGCTATGTAAAAGAAACTACACAATTTGATATAAAAACAACCATAGAAACAAAATGTATAAATTTTAATTATAGTTGTGATTTCGTTGAAATTTGTCGAAATTTAGAAATATACAAAAACGCAAAATTAAAAAAATAA
- a CDS encoding UvrD-helicase domain-containing protein, with the protein MSILNEIKKNINANYFISASAGTGKTYTITNYYVFILEEYEKLNYPEIIDKIVVVTFTRKAASEMKERILETVKRKVVEAKKSKNQKIIKYWENVNNNLTRAIISTIDSFCQRILKEENLNVSIDPNFTIISDAKAAKLIEKSVYLTLKYIFELYDNNKTTVTTNLLAKRKEKIETYLKELLNYKNGLKILFEKMKNLNAMEELLEKTLINWRTEMKKSTISDKLFKVAKDDSEALVAFKLISLISKELYEGFTVDNFEFDFKGVLEKTLEVLEIDHIKEKYKNKFKYIIVDEFQDTNYLQKELFEKLHSENNYVFYVGDRKQSIYRFRGSDVSVFLETLQEFEEKSDEKYKILALRDNYRSNKHLVNFFNFIVKEKLFNKHIAEKTEKHEVFKSIYPNLYEKLWFDKNDISNAKILQGGVVPGINQKTGGRIKYVLIKLKENEDKIKKEAEVAAYLISKLVGKKLCTKNNENHIITYNDFVILRSRIANAEEIYSEVFKKYGIPLYIIGGKNFYKRLEIKTILNALNAIQNPNNNFYFTQFFFSPLVSGTFKDYNKIIQENNGEPLFQTAKHLNFSNNISHALKTLEKYAELKYYISPTEVLRNLIEELNYFEKLTQFQDYKTAILNVRKLLSEASSMDQLATSFSELIKLIQKLSETSEGEATIEDETSNSVKLMSIHASKGLEFKIVILGDLLDTKKDNKSKNGVQFTNTKTKRYYILEKFLEEFRNSENTEILDAIKLFNLNDVYDETELQRKLYVAITRASEIFIPLIFPEIDSYSGKFLKLTESEIEELKNNHTGSLEFIEIENIEIEKTENKSDEILGEIPQKNLRDLRNLAYKSYISPTTIYSFLGKQKELELTEEEEKVYNFDNLFLEETFEGTDIHQKLSTVETLSQLKNLEDSGILKVNISSKLQELFENSTVFSEWRLAKPFKFKGRNYILFGIPDKVFKKNNNFYIVDFKHTKLHDQEKLEKYVFQIQFYMFLLNDFGNVIKGYIVSTKTGEIIDVVPPNDTFKNTIEKLIEEYEKVVT; encoded by the coding sequence AATTATAAAATACTGGGAAAACGTTAACAACAACCTCACTCGCGCAATAATCTCCACAATTGATAGTTTCTGTCAAAGAATACTGAAAGAAGAGAACCTAAACGTCTCTATTGACCCAAACTTCACAATTATAAGTGATGCCAAAGCAGCAAAATTAATTGAAAAATCAGTATATTTAACTTTAAAATACATTTTTGAATTATATGATAATAACAAAACAACGGTCACTACAAATCTTTTAGCAAAAAGAAAGGAGAAAATTGAAACTTATTTAAAAGAATTACTGAACTACAAAAATGGACTTAAAATTCTATTTGAAAAAATGAAAAACCTTAACGCGATGGAAGAATTGCTTGAAAAAACTCTTATAAATTGGAGAACAGAAATGAAGAAATCTACTATTTCTGATAAACTATTCAAAGTTGCTAAAGATGATTCCGAGGCACTTGTTGCATTTAAACTTATATCACTTATTTCAAAAGAATTATACGAAGGATTTACTGTGGATAATTTCGAGTTTGATTTTAAAGGCGTTCTCGAAAAAACTCTAGAAGTACTTGAAATTGATCATATAAAAGAAAAATATAAAAACAAATTCAAATACATCATTGTCGATGAATTCCAAGACACTAATTACCTTCAAAAAGAATTATTTGAAAAACTTCATAGCGAAAACAATTATGTGTTCTATGTAGGAGATAGGAAACAATCGATTTATAGATTTAGAGGTTCAGATGTTTCCGTTTTCCTTGAAACTTTACAAGAATTTGAAGAAAAATCTGACGAAAAATACAAAATATTAGCTTTACGAGACAATTATCGTTCAAATAAGCATTTAGTCAATTTCTTTAATTTTATTGTCAAAGAAAAACTATTTAACAAACATATTGCAGAAAAAACTGAAAAACATGAGGTATTCAAATCAATTTATCCAAATTTATATGAAAAACTATGGTTTGACAAAAACGATATTTCAAACGCAAAAATTCTTCAGGGTGGTGTTGTACCAGGAATTAATCAAAAAACTGGCGGTAGAATAAAATATGTTTTGATCAAACTCAAGGAAAACGAAGACAAAATAAAAAAAGAAGCAGAAGTAGCAGCTTACCTTATATCAAAACTTGTTGGAAAAAAGTTATGTACTAAAAATAATGAAAATCATATAATTACGTACAACGATTTTGTTATATTAAGATCAAGAATTGCAAATGCTGAAGAAATTTACTCAGAAGTATTCAAAAAATATGGTATTCCACTTTATATAATTGGAGGGAAAAATTTCTACAAAAGACTTGAAATTAAAACAATACTAAATGCTTTAAATGCTATTCAAAATCCAAATAATAATTTTTATTTTACACAATTCTTCTTTTCTCCGTTAGTCTCAGGAACTTTTAAGGATTACAACAAAATCATTCAAGAAAATAACGGAGAACCTTTATTTCAAACCGCGAAACATCTCAATTTTTCGAATAACATTTCTCATGCTCTAAAAACTCTTGAAAAATACGCGGAACTCAAGTACTATATTAGCCCTACAGAAGTCTTAAGAAACCTCATTGAAGAACTTAATTACTTTGAAAAATTAACACAATTTCAAGATTATAAAACTGCTATCCTAAATGTTAGAAAATTACTTTCCGAAGCTTCAAGTATGGATCAACTTGCAACGTCATTTTCAGAACTTATTAAGCTTATCCAGAAATTATCTGAAACAAGTGAAGGAGAGGCCACAATTGAAGATGAAACATCAAACAGTGTTAAGTTAATGTCAATACATGCATCAAAAGGATTGGAATTTAAGATAGTAATTCTTGGTGATCTTCTTGACACAAAAAAGGACAACAAGTCAAAAAACGGTGTACAATTTACAAATACAAAAACTAAAAGATATTATATCTTAGAAAAATTCCTAGAAGAATTTAGAAACTCTGAAAATACTGAAATTCTAGATGCTATAAAACTTTTTAACTTAAACGATGTATATGACGAAACAGAACTTCAGAGGAAATTATATGTTGCTATAACAAGAGCTTCTGAAATTTTTATCCCACTTATTTTCCCCGAAATTGACTCTTATTCAGGAAAATTTTTAAAACTAACCGAATCGGAAATTGAAGAATTGAAAAATAATCATACTGGCAGTTTAGAATTCATTGAAATAGAAAACATTGAAATAGAAAAAACGGAAAATAAAAGTGATGAGATTTTGGGAGAAATTCCTCAAAAAAATCTTAGGGATCTGAGAAATCTTGCCTATAAATCTTACATTTCACCAACAACAATTTACAGCTTTCTTGGTAAACAAAAAGAACTAGAACTAACAGAGGAAGAAGAAAAAGTATATAATTTCGACAACTTGTTCCTAGAGGAAACGTTTGAAGGAACTGATATTCATCAGAAACTTTCCACGGTAGAAACTCTTTCTCAACTTAAAAATTTAGAAGATTCAGGAATATTAAAAGTTAACATCTCAAGTAAACTACAAGAATTATTTGAAAATTCAACTGTTTTTTCTGAATGGCGACTCGCTAAACCATTTAAATTCAAAGGTAGAAATTACATTTTATTTGGCATCCCTGACAAAGTATTCAAAAAAAACAACAACTTTTACATTGTTGATTTCAAACACACAAAATTACATGATCAAGAAAAATTGGAAAAATACGTTTTTCAAATTCAGTTTTATATGTTTCTTTTAAACGATTTTGGAAATGTTATAAAAGGTTATATAGTCTCAACAAAAACAGGAGAAATCATAGATGTAGTTCCTCCTAACGACACTTTCAAAAATACTATTGAAAAATTAATCGAAGAGTATGAAAAGGTGGTAACATGA